A region from the Sphaerodactylus townsendi isolate TG3544 linkage group LG01, MPM_Stown_v2.3, whole genome shotgun sequence genome encodes:
- the LOC125434611 gene encoding GDNF-inducible zinc finger protein 1-like, whose translation MESNAVLLESKSSPINLLNEMHQLRLLGHLCDVTVSVEYQGVRAEFVAHKAVLAATSKFFKEVFLNEKSMEGPRTNVFLNEVQVADFASFLEFVYTARVEVEEDRVQRMLEIAEKLKCLDLSETCFQLKKQMLESVLLELQNFSDSQDAEEVSRSQQSSQLEPKAILEEQGDSADCFANSPLGRPRDGEGLEAPAAKLKEKLDQKKEALKTPCAKIRRASGRLAGRKVFVEIPKKKYTRRLREQQKYEAAAAEASLLSKDPSVHEKVREEEEDEEEEEEEERAAGSLKLENKGCAGPGELEANSNKSEDDKKNRGGNFTCSTCEREFFYQKSFLKHIRHSHGIAAEIVYRCETCGQTFANRCNLKSHQRHVHSSERRFPCELCGKKFKRKKDVKRHMLQVHEGGGERHHCLQCGKGLSSKTALRLHERTHTGDKPYGCTECVAKFSQPSALKTHMRIHTGEKPFVCSDCGARFTQNHMLIYHKRCHTGERPFMCETCGKSFASKEYLKHHNRIHTGSKPFKCDVCFRTFAQRNSLYQHIKVHTGERPYCCDQCGKQFTQLNALQRHHRIHTGEKPFMCNACGRTFTDKSTLRRHTSIHDKNTPWKSFLVIVGASKNDDNQKTELPDEEYDVARSKISQKLLSFPENGHYQNLTAIQGNMTALHENGSPTVTDCKSAGSQEAPLGTTLHDLTVLHTATDSLQPPLHTLVNIE comes from the exons ATGGAAAGTAATGCCGTTCTTCTGGAATCGAAATCCTCGCCCATCAACCTTTTGAACGAAATGCACCAGCTGCGTCTCCTGGGCCACCTCTGTGATGTGACTGTGAGTGTGGAGTATCAAGGGGTAAGGGCTGAGTTTGTGGCTCATAAGGCCGTGCTGGCAGCGACGAGCAAGTTTTTCAAAGAGGTCTTTCTGAACGAAAAGAGCATGGAAGGACCGAGGACGAATGTCTTCTTGAACGAGGTCCAGGTGGCTGACTTTGCATCTTTCCTGGAGTTTGTCTATACTGCCAGGGTGGAAGTTGAAGAAGATCGGGTGCAGCGTATGCTGGAGATTGCCGAGAAGCTCAAGTGCTTGGATTTGTCGGAGACCTGCTTTCAGCTCAAGAAGCAGATGCTCGAATCGGTGTTGTTGGAGCTGCAGAATTTTTCTGACTCGCAAGATGCTGAAGAGGTCAGCAGATCCCAGCAAAGCAGTCAGCTTGAACCCAAGGCGATTCTGGAAGAGCAAGGGGACAGCGCAGACTGCTTTGCGAACTCCCCTCTTGGAAGGCCAAGGGATGGAGAAGGCCTCGAGGCGCCCGCTGCAAAACTCAAGGAGAAATTAGACCAGAAGAAAGAAGCCCTGAAGACCCCCTGTGCCAAAATCAGGAGGGCCAGCGGACGGCTGGCTGGCAGAAAAGTGTTTGTGGAAATACCTAAGAAAAAATACACCCGGCGCCTGCGTGAACAGCAGAAGTATGAGGCAGCTGCCGCTGAGGCAAGCCTGCTGTCCAAAGACCCCAGTGTACACGAGAAAGTgcgggaagaagaggaagacgaggaggaggaagaggaagaagaaagagcagCAGGCAGCTTGAAGCTCGAAAACAAAGGGTGCGCCGGCCCTGGCGAACTGGAGGCCAACTCAAACAAATCCGAGGACGACAAAAAGAACCGCGGCGGCAACTTCACGTGCAGCACCTGCGAGAGAGAGTTCTTCTACCAGAAGAGCTTCCTGAAGCACATCCGGCACAGCCACGGCATCGCAGCCGAAATAGTTTACCGCTGCGAGACCTGCGGGCAGACCTTTGCCAACCGCTGCAACCTGAAGAGCCACCAGCGCCACGTCCACAGCAGCGAACGCCGCTTCCCTTGCGAGCTCTGCGGCAAGAAGTTCAAGAGGAAGAAGGACGTCAAGAGGCACATGCTGCAGGTCCacgagggtgggggggagcgtCACCACTGCCTCCAGTGCGGAAAGGGGCTGAGCTCCAAAACGGCCCTCCGGCTCCATGAAAGGACGCACACAGGTGACAAGCCTTATGGGTGCACAGAGTGTGTGGCTAAGTTTTCTCAGCCCTCGGCACTTAAAACCCACATGAG AATCCACACCGGTGAAAAGCCTTTTGTTTGTAGCGATTGTGGAGCGAGGTTCACACAGAATCACATGCTTATATATCATAAAAGATGCCATACAG GAGAACGACCTTTCATGTGTGAAACGTGCGGGAAGAGTTTTGCCTCAAAGGAGTATCTGAAGCACCACAATCGAATCCACACCGGGTCCAAGCCTTTTAAATGTGACGTCTGCTTCCGAACGTTTGCACAGAGGAATTCGCTGTATCAGCACATTAAAGTTCATACAG GTGAGCGTCCTTACTGTTGCGATCAATGCGGCAAACAGTTCACCCAGCTCAATGCCCTGCAGCGACACCAtcggattcacacaggggagaagccgttCATGTGCAACGCTTGTGGTCGGACGTTTACAGACAAGTCTACTCTCCGGAGACACACCTCG ATTCACGATAAAAACACACCCTGGAAGTCTTTCCTTGTCATCGTCGGAGCCTCCAAGAACGACGACAACCAGAAGACCGAGCTGCCCGATGAAGAATACGACGTGGCGCGCTCTAAAATATCGCAGAAGCTCCTGTCTTTCCCAGAAAACGGGCACTATCAGAACCTCACTGCTATTCAAGGGAACATGACCGCTCTGCACGAGAATGGCTCTCCCACGGTAACAGACTGCAAATCAGCGGGGTCCCAAGAAGCCCCACTGGGTACCACTTTGCATGATCTCACAGTATTGCACACCGCAACAGACTCTCTGCAGCCACCTCTTCACACTTTAGTGAACATCGAATAG